One genomic segment of Bradyrhizobium diazoefficiens includes these proteins:
- a CDS encoding shikimate kinase yields the protein MLRSRDEFRRYGQEAGHSQIEPMPPHRQSAPDLDQRPGKRRLDDAAAQSIQSAMSGRSERVSNALNAALRDIDRARDIREFSAPVVKHAKQLRMPAQATFLQKAAADFQGRFVPRLEENIRSGKSWNYATVCNEVSREAGGQEGVKACKALAARVSQLDNALMRDAEGRALSLLASSFGRHPRAAECRHGTIRIAEFCCDESRLLQELNSQSLSLLVNGFSKWPEEVACRQATLSVAGEVVRRPGQLSYTPLGLANLVNGFSKWPDQVATRRATVTIAGEVCRRAPRLSDFPAQQLANLVNGFSKWPERPECRDATLAIAAEICCRAARHDDVRLSNFAHQELANLLNGFSKWPEQAECRHAATAIALEVRCRADRGDIRLSQFAQQELASLVNGFSKWLEQPEAHQATIAIAREAFGRSNGVDSFTPQELATSANGFCKWPENAYTHQAIVAIAGEVRRRADRLSGFDSQALANLANGFSKYPEQVDARQATVAIAGEILGRADRLFHFTHQHLANLANGFSKCPEDTGCGDAIVVIAREVVSRANQLYRFTHQDLSTLVNGFSKWPEATDTRQAILVIAAEVVGRPLFELAELDLRHLVNGFSKWPEETETGRAVAAIAGEVRRRSGRLGDFTSRGLANLVNGFSKWPEGADCREATLAIASEVLRRQLSDFAPQDLANLVNGFCKWPDAAQTGKAIVGIAGELLRRADRLSAFTSQGLANLLNGFSKWGDEAACRQVVVDIARGLGKGGRRFGSFTTPELRMVANALGRGVVDGASSDDDAMTALLKDRLHQLAHYLHYAPDRLEHTGVQGITLIFKALAKARLFGDVGLLAPVGLGRLAELVRAPDFDTENLETIGNLSIALLPLARGSQKELRPHRRPALYLLNDIQPVVERKIEAHLKASEAERTRGPFASRRPALSIYQVLKARALLETLFQRPYVEGKKPDLKVRQQELQRGTKEILASTRDLIQADLSNMSWNLIAQIEVDNPVDALDSFMAQDAATIQAQHPASVFDVYQVLRDMDHEPRSPQGNAGLMQLPVVDLQGRPVATDPEIRYSTFHRLTSGAIEVVAVQLPGKPSAFMLARTLTYKGVPYRMDLFGGSKLKPPKPTLSQVAARLPSERPAGSSGGKLLAIPYAETAPGTSFEKLLRAWAPFKEAYWYTQRRGFAAPPSVKGLGPHDYALEGTFKLLLAPDRATNEAHPFKLIGAEGPIALRPHDGCGFIKASLAERMPAVRRAGPQEGPDRMPAFGEARRSSVPASALQHYSRSEQVAEEAGDKVWNWLESRKVLTSDDLFRAVTAGHLDGLGAVAVPSDDGCLHVPTLKSDTLTGTSGVLIGRAPYDKPNLRPFIPQRVKSAVDGDPTAAFLDRCAAVQYSFSVAQKSREELAADDPSFFAKGILIVVPDAMWPADYADRGLVLSAEDVKCHSSWTERKDRAKNDTPVDCVGILQVTEVFAPGSLVAVPIGEQKKLDGDFDGDTVVIIGDRPQLYEHVRQFDETEQARGVRSLKPPKSYTPAIEGNNYQFSRASQILAATLEVLEIYSALQRNFLAQSHEARRWFAERTIFGTYEGVHHELRREIGHLLNQEQVHGPDIQETLERAKRELEIAEHPVAREAAELLVADLDAWAAKTDEHVLSDPSESLAKVSQTVSPALCELFPELAEAYPATAQPRDRIQVLLDHYPARIDPRPDGYIADDLVQSASNLLSLGIKVGTDGYKSDTGVRLFMKKSQELGRLLHQTPGLKFVPFSKSMAATLSQGRFDVDATLENLKENPTLAASVMDASIRVAAQKKIIPKPSSRRVVAEDTGMAVTLTPEDALARARIEAARAKAEEETITAAAISVAETLRQAGIHVNMPHLDRRVRSEGSMTDQLTGMSVTSEGSAQLISNAVRHVFEVSDGDFARAFKKAMLSFDEQGYAEIRTTNWFRMRNPTFVGIKAVLATPKDYRFEVEFHTPASYNVKIANHDTYKSDAQLRHQESGDALERLKENLAQRARERCKEVVVPDGAKDIPHWEIEADHSGGAGAVFGLQAAESGSHEDEEIVAGLGQRPIVLVGMPGAGKSSIGRRLAKRLRMKFVDSDDAIRAQAGMSISKLCQIHGEQHFKDLEARVIAGALKQGPAVIATGSDAFVHDGTRSLVHESAVSIWLKADAGVIMRRNKGRSGRRLSQAAESEATVMRLVSEREPVYQTADLTINSGDSSHKYQVDECVAVLHGHLRRERESARDIAA from the coding sequence GTGTTGCGTTCTCGTGATGAATTCCGGCGCTACGGCCAGGAGGCCGGACATTCGCAAATAGAACCGATGCCGCCGCACCGGCAATCCGCGCCTGACCTTGATCAAAGACCAGGAAAGCGTCGCCTCGACGATGCCGCCGCGCAGAGTATTCAGAGTGCGATGTCGGGGCGATCCGAGAGGGTCTCAAATGCACTGAATGCAGCGCTAAGGGACATCGATCGCGCCCGCGACATCCGTGAATTCTCAGCTCCAGTGGTCAAGCATGCCAAGCAGCTGCGGATGCCGGCCCAGGCGACATTCTTGCAAAAGGCTGCGGCTGATTTCCAGGGTCGATTTGTGCCGCGCCTGGAGGAAAATATCCGCTCAGGGAAATCCTGGAACTACGCCACGGTTTGTAACGAGGTGAGCCGGGAGGCTGGCGGTCAGGAAGGTGTGAAAGCTTGTAAGGCCCTGGCGGCACGGGTGTCGCAGCTCGATAACGCGCTCATGAGGGACGCCGAAGGCCGAGCTCTTTCGCTCCTCGCATCATCGTTCGGACGGCACCCACGGGCAGCGGAATGCCGCCATGGAACAATCAGGATCGCCGAATTTTGCTGTGATGAAAGCAGGCTGCTTCAGGAGCTGAACAGCCAAAGCCTGTCTTTGCTCGTGAATGGTTTCAGCAAATGGCCGGAAGAGGTGGCATGCCGCCAAGCCACACTCAGCGTCGCTGGCGAGGTCGTCAGGCGTCCCGGCCAGCTCTCCTATACCCCCCTGGGACTAGCGAACCTCGTGAACGGTTTCAGCAAATGGCCGGACCAGGTGGCAACCCGCCGAGCCACGGTTACGATTGCCGGTGAGGTGTGTCGCCGCGCTCCCCGGTTATCTGACTTTCCGGCGCAGCAGCTGGCGAACCTCGTGAACGGGTTCAGCAAGTGGCCAGAAAGGCCGGAGTGTCGCGACGCCACCCTCGCGATCGCGGCAGAAATCTGTTGCCGCGCCGCCCGCCACGACGACGTCCGGCTCTCCAATTTTGCTCACCAGGAGCTAGCGAACCTTTTGAACGGTTTCAGTAAGTGGCCGGAACAGGCGGAGTGTCGGCATGCGGCGACCGCGATCGCTCTTGAGGTCCGTTGCCGCGCCGACCGCGGCGATATCCGGCTTTCTCAATTTGCTCAACAGGAGCTGGCGAGTTTAGTGAACGGTTTCAGCAAATGGCTGGAACAGCCGGAGGCCCACCAAGCCACGATCGCGATCGCCCGTGAGGCGTTTGGCCGTAGTAACGGGGTCGATAGTTTTACTCCGCAGGAGCTGGCAACCTCGGCGAATGGTTTCTGCAAGTGGCCGGAGAATGCCTATACGCACCAAGCCATTGTCGCGATCGCCGGTGAGGTCCGTCGCCGCGCGGACCGTCTGTCTGGTTTCGATAGCCAGGCCTTGGCGAACCTGGCGAACGGTTTCAGCAAATACCCAGAACAGGTGGACGCGCGGCAAGCCACAGTTGCGATTGCTGGTGAGATCCTTGGCCGCGCCGACCGTCTCTTTCATTTCACTCACCAGCATCTGGCAAACCTTGCGAACGGCTTCAGTAAGTGTCCGGAGGATACGGGCTGTGGCGACGCTATCGTCGTGATAGCGCGTGAGGTCGTTAGCCGTGCCAACCAGCTCTATCGCTTTACTCACCAGGACCTGTCGACCCTGGTGAACGGGTTTAGCAAATGGCCGGAGGCGACAGACACGCGCCAGGCCATACTTGTTATCGCGGCTGAAGTCGTTGGGCGGCCGCTTTTCGAACTTGCTGAGCTGGACCTGAGACATCTGGTGAACGGTTTCAGCAAGTGGCCGGAAGAGACGGAAACGGGTCGAGCCGTAGCCGCGATCGCTGGTGAGGTCCGGCGCCGCTCGGGCCGCCTCGGTGATTTCACCAGCCGAGGCTTGGCAAACCTGGTCAACGGCTTCAGCAAGTGGCCGGAAGGGGCGGATTGTCGCGAGGCAACGCTCGCGATAGCGAGTGAAGTCCTTCGGCGCCAGCTTTCTGATTTTGCGCCGCAAGACCTCGCAAACCTAGTGAACGGTTTCTGCAAGTGGCCGGATGCTGCGCAGACGGGCAAAGCCATAGTCGGTATCGCCGGCGAGCTCCTTCGTCGCGCCGATCGCCTCTCTGCTTTTACGAGCCAGGGATTGGCAAACCTGTTGAACGGCTTCAGCAAGTGGGGTGATGAGGCTGCCTGCCGCCAGGTGGTCGTCGACATCGCGCGCGGACTCGGCAAAGGAGGCCGCCGCTTTGGTTCGTTCACGACGCCTGAGCTCAGAATGGTCGCCAATGCCCTGGGACGCGGTGTCGTGGACGGAGCGAGCAGTGATGATGATGCAATGACCGCTCTGCTGAAAGATCGCCTACACCAGCTGGCCCATTACCTGCACTATGCTCCTGATCGGCTGGAGCACACCGGTGTTCAAGGCATCACGCTCATTTTCAAGGCACTGGCGAAGGCCCGCCTGTTCGGAGACGTTGGTTTACTGGCGCCGGTAGGGTTGGGTCGGCTCGCAGAGTTGGTTCGTGCCCCTGATTTTGACACCGAGAACCTCGAAACCATAGGCAATCTCTCCATCGCTCTACTTCCTCTGGCGCGCGGCTCGCAAAAGGAATTACGCCCGCACCGGAGGCCAGCTCTCTATTTGCTGAACGATATCCAGCCTGTCGTGGAGCGCAAGATCGAGGCTCATCTCAAAGCAAGCGAGGCCGAGCGTACCCGTGGGCCTTTCGCGAGCCGCCGCCCGGCCTTGTCGATCTATCAAGTCCTAAAAGCCCGTGCCCTCCTCGAGACATTGTTTCAGCGCCCCTACGTCGAGGGCAAGAAGCCCGATTTGAAGGTGAGGCAGCAAGAGCTGCAGAGGGGGACCAAGGAGATTCTGGCCAGCACGCGCGACCTCATCCAAGCCGATCTTTCCAACATGAGCTGGAATCTGATCGCGCAGATCGAGGTGGACAATCCGGTCGATGCGCTGGATTCGTTCATGGCGCAGGATGCGGCGACAATCCAGGCGCAACATCCTGCATCGGTATTCGACGTGTATCAAGTGTTGCGCGACATGGACCACGAGCCCCGCTCGCCGCAAGGGAATGCGGGACTGATGCAGTTGCCGGTGGTTGACCTGCAGGGACGGCCAGTGGCCACAGACCCCGAGATTCGCTACTCGACTTTTCACCGCCTGACGTCGGGAGCGATAGAGGTGGTCGCGGTGCAGCTGCCCGGAAAGCCGAGCGCCTTCATGCTGGCACGTACGTTGACGTACAAGGGGGTGCCATACCGCATGGACCTGTTCGGCGGCAGCAAGTTAAAACCGCCGAAACCAACCCTGTCGCAAGTTGCGGCTCGCCTTCCAAGCGAACGGCCAGCCGGGTCCTCCGGCGGGAAGCTCTTGGCCATTCCCTATGCCGAAACCGCTCCGGGGACCTCGTTCGAGAAGTTATTGCGCGCCTGGGCGCCCTTCAAGGAAGCCTATTGGTATACTCAGCGCAGGGGCTTTGCGGCGCCCCCGTCGGTCAAAGGTCTGGGCCCTCACGACTACGCACTGGAGGGCACCTTCAAGCTGTTGCTGGCGCCAGACCGCGCGACCAACGAGGCGCATCCCTTCAAACTGATAGGAGCGGAAGGCCCCATTGCTTTGCGACCGCATGACGGCTGTGGCTTCATCAAGGCCTCGCTCGCTGAGCGTATGCCAGCGGTTCGCCGGGCCGGCCCCCAGGAAGGTCCCGATCGGATGCCGGCCTTTGGTGAGGCAAGGAGATCGTCTGTGCCGGCCTCGGCGTTGCAACACTATTCGCGCAGCGAGCAGGTCGCGGAAGAGGCCGGTGACAAGGTCTGGAATTGGCTTGAGAGCCGAAAAGTGCTGACGTCCGACGACTTGTTTCGCGCCGTGACGGCCGGACACTTGGATGGTCTTGGCGCTGTCGCCGTCCCATCCGATGATGGCTGTCTTCATGTGCCGACACTCAAAAGCGACACATTGACGGGAACGAGTGGCGTGCTGATCGGGCGGGCGCCCTATGACAAGCCCAACCTGCGCCCGTTCATACCCCAACGAGTCAAGTCGGCAGTCGATGGCGATCCGACCGCGGCATTCCTCGATCGATGCGCGGCCGTACAATACAGTTTCAGTGTCGCCCAGAAATCGCGGGAGGAGCTGGCAGCCGATGACCCAAGCTTCTTTGCCAAGGGCATTCTGATCGTGGTGCCGGATGCGATGTGGCCGGCCGACTACGCCGACCGTGGACTGGTGCTGTCTGCCGAGGACGTCAAGTGCCATTCGAGCTGGACCGAGCGCAAGGACCGCGCAAAGAACGACACGCCGGTCGACTGCGTCGGCATCCTGCAGGTGACCGAGGTGTTCGCTCCGGGATCGTTGGTTGCCGTCCCGATCGGCGAGCAGAAAAAGCTCGACGGCGACTTTGACGGGGATACCGTGGTTATCATCGGCGACCGGCCGCAGCTTTATGAGCATGTTCGCCAGTTCGATGAGACGGAGCAAGCTCGCGGCGTTCGCTCCCTCAAGCCGCCAAAGTCCTATACTCCGGCGATTGAGGGCAACAATTACCAATTCAGTCGTGCCAGCCAGATCCTTGCTGCCACGCTGGAAGTCCTGGAAATATACAGCGCTCTGCAGCGAAACTTTTTGGCGCAGTCCCATGAAGCACGACGCTGGTTTGCCGAGCGCACCATCTTTGGTACGTACGAGGGTGTCCACCACGAGCTCAGGCGAGAGATCGGCCACCTATTGAACCAAGAACAGGTACATGGCCCCGATATCCAGGAAACACTCGAACGGGCGAAGCGCGAGCTTGAAATTGCAGAGCATCCAGTTGCCCGTGAAGCGGCCGAGTTGCTTGTCGCCGACCTCGATGCCTGGGCTGCGAAGACGGATGAGCACGTCCTTTCGGATCCAAGTGAAAGCCTGGCCAAAGTAAGCCAAACTGTCAGTCCAGCGCTCTGCGAGCTTTTCCCGGAGCTGGCAGAGGCCTATCCGGCAACTGCTCAGCCGCGCGACCGGATCCAAGTCTTGCTCGATCACTATCCTGCCCGCATCGATCCGCGTCCGGATGGGTACATTGCGGATGACCTCGTGCAAAGCGCAAGCAACCTCCTGAGCCTCGGCATCAAGGTCGGAACGGATGGCTATAAATCCGATACCGGGGTCCGGCTTTTCATGAAGAAAAGCCAAGAGCTTGGGCGGCTCTTACATCAGACGCCAGGCCTCAAATTCGTCCCCTTCAGCAAGAGCATGGCGGCGACCCTTAGCCAGGGCAGGTTCGATGTCGATGCGACGTTGGAGAATCTGAAGGAGAATCCAACGCTGGCGGCTTCAGTGATGGATGCCTCGATTCGTGTCGCTGCGCAGAAGAAGATTATACCGAAACCGTCTAGCCGACGCGTCGTCGCCGAGGATACCGGGATGGCGGTCACCCTTACCCCCGAAGACGCCTTAGCGCGCGCCAGAATTGAGGCTGCCCGTGCCAAAGCCGAAGAGGAGACAATCACCGCGGCGGCAATCTCGGTTGCTGAGACCCTCAGACAAGCGGGCATCCACGTGAACATGCCGCACCTCGATCGCCGCGTCCGATCGGAAGGATCAATGACAGACCAGCTCACTGGCATGAGCGTGACCTCCGAGGGCTCCGCACAGCTGATCAGCAACGCCGTACGCCACGTCTTCGAAGTGTCTGATGGGGATTTTGCGAGGGCGTTCAAGAAAGCGATGCTGAGTTTCGACGAACAAGGCTACGCCGAAATCCGTACCACCAATTGGTTCAGAATGCGCAATCCGACCTTTGTGGGCATCAAGGCTGTGCTCGCCACCCCGAAAGACTACCGCTTCGAAGTGGAGTTTCACACGCCAGCCAGCTACAACGTCAAGATTGCCAATCACGATACCTACAAATCGGACGCTCAGTTGCGGCACCAGGAGAGCGGAGACGCTCTTGAGCGGCTCAAGGAGAATCTGGCGCAGCGCGCGCGAGAGCGCTGCAAGGAGGTGGTGGTCCCCGACGGAGCCAAGGACATCCCGCACTGGGAGATCGAAGCGGATCATAGCGGCGGCGCCGGTGCAGTCTTTGGGTTGCAAGCTGCCGAGTCAGGAAGCCACGAAGACGAAGAGATTGTGGCCGGGCTTGGCCAGCGGCCGATCGTGCTCGTCGGCATGCCTGGCGCGGGAAAATCCAGCATTGGCCGGCGTCTCGCGAAGCGGCTGCGGATGAAGTTCGTCGACTCCGACGACGCGATCAGAGCGCAGGCTGGGATGTCGATAAGCAAACTCTGCCAGATTCATGGCGAGCAGCATTTCAAGGATCTTGAGGCGAGGGTGATCGCGGGTGCGCTCAAGCAAGGGCCGGCGGTGATCGCGACCGGCTCCGATGCGTTCGTCCATGATGGGACCCGTAGCCTCGTCCATGAGAGCGCGGTCTCAATTTGGCTCAAGGCCGACGCGGGCGTGATAATGCGGCGCAACAAGGGCCGGTCCGGCCGCCGGCTGTCGCAGGCCGCCGAGTCGGAGGCGACCGTCATGCGATTGGTCAGTGAGCGAGAGCCGGTCTATCAAACTGCCGATCTTACGATCAACTCAGGCGATAGCTCGCATAAATATCAGGTGGATGAATGCGTGGCGGTGCTGCATGGCCATCTTCGGCGCGAGCGGGAATCGGCTCGGGATATCGCCGCCTAG
- a CDS encoding SctD/MshK family protein: MNEAASFQFEVLSGFYAGLGGKAPVGTSLIGSGFDADMIFVEQELEPHHLRVTLGGNSIEIEALAAISTAAGEGEVAAGERVVHSLPVVVHVGAMSIRWSMQNALEDHAIGLSRASISALALVLLGLVAIGALLPVVFKANGGAPGANAPTAAELAPKLRMNRPNDRHAQDAAELLKQELDKAGLFDIRVGPGPGFVSAEGTVTPATVAKWQELQQWFDRRTNGELTLVNAVLVKEDKQPSAIALEAVWRGVQPYLLIGGQKYFVGALLADGWSVSQIEERRVLLSRNGRFAVIPY; the protein is encoded by the coding sequence GTGAATGAGGCCGCCTCCTTCCAGTTCGAGGTGCTATCGGGATTTTATGCTGGGCTAGGCGGAAAAGCGCCGGTTGGAACGAGTCTTATCGGTAGTGGCTTCGACGCAGATATGATCTTCGTCGAGCAAGAGCTCGAACCGCATCACCTTCGTGTCACCCTCGGCGGTAACTCGATCGAGATCGAGGCCCTTGCAGCCATCAGCACTGCGGCGGGCGAGGGGGAGGTTGCAGCAGGCGAACGCGTCGTTCACTCCCTTCCCGTGGTCGTCCATGTGGGGGCGATGTCTATTCGCTGGTCGATGCAGAATGCGCTCGAAGATCACGCGATCGGCCTATCCCGGGCTTCGATCTCGGCGTTGGCCCTCGTGCTGCTCGGCCTTGTCGCGATCGGTGCTCTCTTGCCCGTGGTCTTCAAGGCCAACGGAGGTGCACCGGGCGCCAATGCGCCGACTGCTGCCGAGCTCGCACCCAAGCTGCGGATGAATCGCCCTAACGATAGGCATGCCCAAGACGCAGCCGAACTGTTGAAACAAGAACTTGATAAGGCGGGCCTGTTCGATATCAGGGTCGGTCCTGGGCCGGGTTTTGTTAGTGCTGAGGGAACCGTCACACCTGCAACAGTTGCGAAGTGGCAGGAGCTCCAGCAATGGTTCGATCGTCGCACAAATGGCGAGCTGACACTCGTAAACGCAGTGCTGGTCAAGGAGGACAAGCAGCCATCCGCAATCGCCCTGGAAGCTGTTTGGCGTGGAGTCCAGCCCTATCTGCTGATCGGTGGGCAGAAATATTTCGTCGGTGCTCTGTTGGCCGACGGATGGTCGGTTAGCCAAATTGAGGAGAGGCGTGTGTTGCTAAGTCGGAATGGACGTTTTGCTGTCATCCCCTACTAG
- a CDS encoding tetratricopeptide repeat protein: MVHCDGAQPTTELSNTGSVWLTSGQERDLLCALSYLHLACGQGAQSVALLRLIVRNNSQDVDLLRILAYALISEGLGDEALPILDRLDTVDDAPSSRIPLTLLRSHALRRAGRMEEARAVFQNYVSLRGGTVLAKQQSEGFHDPRPA; the protein is encoded by the coding sequence ATGGTCCATTGCGATGGAGCGCAGCCGACAACAGAGCTTTCCAACACCGGTAGCGTCTGGCTGACGTCCGGGCAGGAGCGGGATTTGCTCTGCGCCCTCTCCTATCTCCATCTTGCATGCGGGCAGGGGGCTCAAAGCGTAGCTCTGTTGCGGCTCATCGTCCGCAACAATTCCCAAGACGTCGATCTACTCCGGATTCTCGCCTACGCCCTCATCTCGGAGGGCCTTGGCGATGAAGCGCTGCCGATCCTGGATAGACTTGATACAGTTGATGACGCTCCGTCATCGCGCATTCCTTTGACGCTTTTACGTAGCCATGCCTTGCGCCGGGCGGGCCGCATGGAGGAGGCGCGCGCGGTTTTCCAAAACTACGTTTCGTTGCGTGGCGGCACGGTTCTTGCCAAACAACAATCAGAAGGATTCCATGACCCGCGTCCTGCGTGA
- the sctV gene encoding type III secretion system export apparatus subunit SctV: MTRVLRDIIVRASTKSDLMVALMLLLTISMMIMPIPTMAIDTLIGFNLSLAILLLMVALYISTPLEFSSLPSVILISTIFRLSLTISTTRLILAEGDAGSIIHTFGDFVISGNIVVGIVIFLVVTMVQFIVVAKGAERVAEVAARFTLDALPGKQMGIDAELRNGHIDQNEARSRRATLERESQLYGAMDGAMKFVKGDAIAGLVVICINMLGGASIGLSKGMSFAEALHQYTLLTIGDALISQIPSLLLSITAGTIITRVNGVARLNLGTDIVNQLTANPYALRLAACVLVVMGAIPGFPLPVFFGLAAVFAAASFAESVVHKKSASTPPPAQPQKQTVPAEALPIALFLAPSLTQAIDKDELQQHIARVSGLVSADLGIAIPRIPIELDERLPESRFRVDVEGVPVDQDLIDPTQLALNDDLANIELSGIPFRQDPETDKIWIDKCNAPALTAAGIGHRRPVEILALRVHSALTRYAQCLVGIQETRQLLARMEAEYSDLVKEVLRTTPIPKVADVLRRLLEEGIPIRNTRLVLEALAEWGGREQNTVLLTEHVRSGLKRQICHRYANPHRVVPVFIIERQTEEIVRSAVRETAKGPYLVLSEEQSEALLSKMRQINSNRVPGQTHPVILTSMDVRRFVRGFLTRNGIELAVLSYQDLATDFTVHPVGSITLTVHEGQGSVGASS; encoded by the coding sequence ATGACCCGCGTCCTGCGTGACATCATTGTGCGCGCATCGACAAAGTCCGATCTCATGGTCGCGTTGATGCTGCTTCTGACGATCAGCATGATGATCATGCCGATCCCGACCATGGCAATCGATACGCTCATCGGTTTTAATCTCAGCTTGGCCATACTGCTGCTGATGGTTGCGCTCTATATCAGCACGCCGCTTGAGTTCTCGTCCTTGCCGAGCGTCATTCTGATTTCGACAATATTCCGTCTGTCGCTCACCATCTCGACAACGCGGCTGATCTTGGCGGAGGGGGATGCCGGCAGCATCATTCACACGTTCGGTGACTTCGTCATATCGGGAAATATCGTCGTCGGCATTGTCATATTCTTGGTCGTAACCATGGTGCAATTCATCGTGGTCGCCAAGGGCGCTGAACGCGTGGCGGAGGTGGCGGCGCGCTTCACGCTCGATGCTCTGCCCGGTAAGCAGATGGGGATCGACGCGGAACTGCGCAATGGCCATATCGATCAGAACGAGGCCCGCAGCCGACGCGCGACATTGGAGAGAGAAAGCCAGCTTTATGGGGCCATGGACGGCGCCATGAAATTCGTGAAGGGCGATGCCATCGCAGGGTTGGTGGTCATCTGCATCAACATGCTGGGCGGGGCGTCTATTGGGCTCTCCAAGGGCATGTCTTTCGCCGAGGCGCTGCATCAGTATACCCTTCTGACCATAGGCGATGCGCTTATTTCACAGATTCCCTCGCTCCTGCTGTCGATTACAGCCGGAACGATCATCACGCGTGTCAATGGAGTTGCCAGGCTCAATCTCGGTACCGATATCGTAAACCAGCTTACGGCCAATCCTTACGCGTTGCGACTGGCAGCCTGCGTCCTGGTTGTCATGGGGGCCATTCCGGGATTCCCGCTCCCCGTGTTTTTCGGTTTGGCCGCGGTGTTTGCGGCGGCGAGCTTTGCCGAGAGTGTGGTCCACAAGAAAAGCGCCTCTACCCCGCCGCCCGCTCAGCCTCAGAAGCAAACCGTCCCTGCGGAGGCACTTCCAATCGCGTTGTTCCTCGCGCCCAGTCTGACACAGGCGATCGACAAGGACGAATTGCAACAGCACATTGCACGCGTTTCGGGACTGGTGTCAGCGGATCTGGGCATTGCGATTCCGCGCATCCCCATTGAGCTCGACGAGCGCTTGCCAGAATCACGGTTCAGGGTGGATGTCGAGGGTGTGCCGGTCGATCAGGATCTCATTGATCCAACGCAGCTGGCGCTCAATGACGATTTGGCCAACATCGAACTGAGTGGCATTCCGTTCCGGCAGGACCCGGAGACGGATAAAATATGGATCGACAAATGCAATGCACCGGCTCTCACGGCAGCCGGCATTGGGCACCGCCGTCCCGTTGAGATTCTGGCTTTGCGCGTGCATTCGGCTTTGACCCGCTATGCACAGTGCTTGGTCGGTATCCAGGAGACGCGCCAATTGCTGGCCCGAATGGAGGCCGAATATTCCGATCTGGTGAAGGAGGTTTTACGTACCACCCCCATCCCCAAGGTAGCCGACGTTCTGCGGCGTTTGTTGGAGGAGGGAATTCCGATCCGAAATACCCGGCTGGTCTTGGAAGCATTGGCCGAATGGGGTGGACGAGAACAAAACACCGTCTTACTCACGGAACATGTTCGCTCCGGTTTGAAGCGGCAGATCTGCCACCGCTATGCCAACCCTCATCGCGTCGTGCCCGTCTTTATCATCGAGCGTCAAACTGAGGAGATCGTGCGCAGCGCGGTGCGCGAGACTGCCAAAGGACCCTACCTGGTGTTGTCTGAGGAGCAAAGCGAAGCGCTGCTGTCAAAAATGCGTCAGATCAACTCGAACAGAGTGCCGGGTCAGACCCATCCCGTTATCCTGACTTCGATGGATGTCCGACGCTTTGTCCGCGGGTTTCTCACCCGCAATGGGATCGAGCTTGCTGTTCTCTCCTATCAGGACCTTGCGACGGACTTCACGGTCCATCCCGTTGGATCGATCACGCTGACAGTCCACGAAGGACAAGGCTCCGTCGGAGCAAGTTCGTAA